The segment AAACAATAATTgagaaagaaacacaaaaaccgTAAGTGGATATCACCATCACCCTTTCCATTACATGGTCAAAGATAGCAGGCCCTGGAAGTCTGATAACATTAATTCAGCGAGCGCAAGGCATCGGCCTCCAGTTCTGCAGGCCAcatttccttccttctttctttctttctttctttttaagtttctaATGGTAGTTCCTCGCAAACCCTCTCAATCTAATGGAGACGCAGAAAAGGAATATTACCAACTTAATTTTGTCACCACCTTCATGGCCCTGCAGGTCCCAAGTACTGAGCTGCCACTCCTCTCATGAGTACCAAAATAAGATAACTTGAAGATGTTGCATCTGTCTATTTTTTGACTTTGTGAGCTTCGTCTAATAATGTTCAATCAAGTAGAAACAATGGAGTATGCAGGACATCTTTCCCTATCGTGTAACTTTATATTACTGCGCATAATTTTCTACACGACTGTTAGATTAAGCTTGTTTCCTGTTAGTTTAAAATTTAGTAGAGATAAAAGGTTGGGAAAGCTTTCATATAACGCCCAAAAGTTTCTAGCCAggatttgcaatattcatataaattatgaattagGATTTATGTGAGATCCTTAATACATAATTTTATGTTCATGtgctttctatttttcttgtgCTACTTCTGTCTATATCAGTTGATATCAGAGTCCAATGATCTCAAGTTATTTCTTGTTATGTGCTATAGTCCcatgttattttgtttgttgCAAGTTGCTAAATAATCATGGCTAGAAAAGGTCGCAAAACAAACAtgttcaggaaaaaaaagagagagagattcttctcgggaaaaaaatgtttaagaatTGATGATAGAAGACAAGTATAGACAAATAATAGAATTGAAAAGAGGTATTCGGGTGATACAAAACATGTGGgaacaaatttcaaaattaacctGTCAATTGACGGAGATGAGGAGCCTGAGGGATCCTAAGAAGAGTGATCATGAACCCATGGCTAGTTTTAAAAACTCGTTTCCAAAGCATGAGCAAGTGAGATAACTTCTTGATCGAGATGAGTATCGTGAAGATTTTGGTTATCCTATTTATGGTAAGATAAATGTGGATTGATATTTTtcagtaattatgatttttattttgatgatgataatattaatgatGATATCATTGACAATGTCCTCGTTGATAACTTAGAGGTTGAGTGCAAAGAAAACATGTAAGGTgctcaacaacaacaaaaattattgatttaaattatgctgatattttttattacaagtttGTTATTATCAAAAAGGTAAATGTATTTAAAGGTTATATAGATACAACACATATTCATAAAGCAGGGTTGATGTTTGCAATTTATTACTCTAGAAGTCAATGGAATAGAGAAATAATTTGtcaattgttatttcttatttaagTTTTAAGAAAGTCGATACCTAAAATTGTTATACACTTGaagcaaacaaagaaaaaaagtcgAAAAGTTTTGATTGGACATCCACAAAATCAAGGCAAGTGTAATTTGAACTCGGTGACAAGTTTTTTCTAACTTGAAAAGACTAATATAGGAGATTTTTATCATAACACGTAGCTTTATATTATTGGACATAACTTTTAATCTAACCGTTGGATCAGACTGAAATTCTAAAGGCTatgtttttctataaagttaaaatttagTAGAAAACAGAGATTCAGAAGGCTTTCAAATAATACTGAGAAGTTATTGttcaagattttaaatattttcttaatttatttataattccttattttattaagtttagaactcttttattattatttttcaactttatttaggatgttttttctagtttatttaggACTTCTATTTATAGATGCCTGTAGAAGTTGCTTTTGACGTTGTGATTTCTTGGGGACTCCcgagtttttaatatataagatttaaataatttgttataaAGTTTGAATAGTGAATTTctctattttcaaattttgtaaaaaaataatttaatacaaattaaaaatataaagcttGTTTGTCgttcaatatataatataatatcaagTGATTCAGAGATACATCATCCACACAcacatgtatttatataattcatacagcaaaacttcattttttttttcaatgcatgTGAATAgaagttttataaataaaataagttatttcaattttttttgaaaaattaaatgtttgtttgattaaaaaaatataacatataaaaaacaaatattataataactaataaatattaccttttcattttaatatttactaGCATTACAAATTTGattataataaagaataaatattatttgaagttttttttattactaatgtTTATTAAGCAtctataattgaattaaaactcTTTAAATATcttaagagaaaatataaaacttcATAAATCATTGAATGTTATACTCtaatagttatattttaatatcacaAAATTGCAATTTGTTCTCCTAGTATGGTATTAACTCTGCGATTAAAGGagtctttttttcaaaacaaaatatattttattcatggGATATGAATCAGGTATATGATGTAAATTGAAGCTTTATGTAgtgtataattaaattttatatgaaaatattagcttagcataatttattaatattcatgaatatttttattttgaattttaatatttaaattatatgtaGGTTGAATATAAATTAAGTCACATGCATGTATAATGAACATTTCTGTTTAAAGGAGATGCTTAATATTAGTAGACTTTgtcaaaatgaataataaaaccaTTGTGAATTCTTTCATTCAAAAGTTAAAAGTTATCAAGACAATAAACAAAGATCtaccatagaaaaaataaaaaataattagatataataatttaataaattttaatatattcaaacTTTCATATTGTTgctttttatatgcttttaaaaaaatatctttaaagttCGATGGTCTAAATAAAGTACTATTATGGGATGACTTAAAGAGATTATTGTGTGTTATAAATAGgtgtataattaaaagaaaaaaaattattagtatatttttagaaaataatattgagCATGTATTGTAAGAATTATACTATACTGGTACcctttcttatttaaaaaccaaagtaggattatatatttgtattaagATAAATTACAGAGTTAgtattgagttaaaaaaataataatacggTATTACTGTATGTGAATTGCATTGTCCATTATAGTATAATCCTATAGTTTTGCCCTTCttacacaaaataaattaactagttATTAGGGGTAATTAAGATAATCTTTTTCATGGGATACAATCATCATTATCATATTGATCGAAGGCAAATAAGTCTTATAACATTTTAGATgtacaataaaatgatttaaataccTTTAaagccaaatttttttaagCTGAGATCCAGAGGCTTTTCAGTCATTTTACTTCCTTTAGCACAATAAATAACTTTATTatccttaaaattaaaaaaaattaaaaatagcttCAAGatgtatttttcatatttttttcatgctttttttgttataattaatttgaaaaaggaGGGAATCAATcttttaacaaataaagaattacaataaaaagaaaaggtggtcAAATCATGCAACACACATGCTAGCGAGTGGACGCTGCCTTCGCTTTTCAGGAGGTGCATGTGGCATCGTAAGGTggctaaaaacattaaatcatcATGTCATCCAAAGCATCCAATGACACTGCAATTAATGGGGAGGTGCATGTGATGAGATTCGCGACagtgaaatatttttcttctccaAAACTTGAGGATGAagttataaaaagataaatttaaaaatttatctcaaataaaataaatagcaatcaaaagaatggagactaaatttgaaagatttaaaaaataaaaggggatgaaattgaaaaaaaaataattttataatttttttataaaaaaatatttcaaatattgaatgacAAGATCGggaaaaaaccaaatgaaagaattaacccaaaaaaacaacaatgaatgacaaataaaaatacttgagATAACTAAGGTTATTTTCGAGACCAATGAAAGATTCTacataaagcaaataaataaaaagaaccaaacctAACCTTCAATTAAATagatgttaaaggatgaaaacaaaaaagaaaaatagcttAAACAAAGGAAGATAAAAACAACGCAAACTCATAAAATTATCTCTAAAACTCATAATCTGTGAAATCTTGGATTCGGGTTCAATCAAGATGAAccttaattttcaacaaaaatgaatgatgaaattgtgaaaaaatatatatcaatttaagaAACTTTCCAAAGTAGTAGTAGTGGtggtggtaataataataataattaaaataatggagATCAGATTTGATAGAAACTAAATCCAAgtaggatgaaattgtaaaaaataacaatttaaaaaattatcccaaGCGATCAAAAGAATGGGGACCAAGtttgaaagataaagaaaatgaaaggggtgaaattaaaaaagaattataattttatagattattcaaaataagagaaatagtaattaaaaggaCAAGGATCAAATGTtaagcaaaaatattttaagaggttggtttgaatttttaaagggGTTGGCGCAAAATTCGAAGTGggtagagagaagaagaaaaataaatagtaaataatCACGACGTCAAATCAGAGATGCATTTGGATTCCATGCCACCCCATCACAAAGAAAGGGTCAAGACCTTTTAAATGCTTATTGGGAACGACAACGTTTGGTAACCGAACAGGCTCACACGCACCACTTAAAAGGCGTGAGAGCCACCTATCTACCGGCGCGTGTGTGGCAAACACCAacaaaacttttctttttttaatagtaaacgTTAATTAAAATACCGAAATGCCAAGATGAAAAAACCTAAACATCACTAAAGGatagttttgttaattttgaaccCAATggtaataaaatgatttaactttaataaataaataaaaacaagacaAAAGCCCTTGAGTTTTAAGTATTTTAGttgttctaaaaaattaaaaagattaatctACTTCCTAAgaatttgaaaagaatattgAATCATGATAAAAAGACCATTATGCTCCCAATTCCTAGCTCAATAGTTTTTTAAGCCAAGAGAAAATTTGTCAAAATACCATTctattgaataattatttatagatttacACTATAATGCAAGTtagatcaaaagtttttttatcataaaaaaaaatctaggtgttgctaatgttttttctagtaggaaaaaaaattaaatcatgtggaTATTGATCTTATGTGACCCAattgatttgacaagttaaaagGCAACTCAAACAACCGGTAAAAGCATAGTTTGACTCAAAATAAACATTCAAGATGATGTTTTCTTATAACTATTGAGACGACAACGTATTGAATCGATTTGGGTCAACATGAGTTAACCTATCAATCTGCATGTCGGATTATTAGTCTATGATAACTCCatggaaagaaaatcaaaataaatttttgaagttTAACTTCCAATaaacttaatgttgaatgatgaaattgaaaaaaaaataaacttaatcaacccgagttaacctattaaacttcAATCCTAGAtaatgagactgagataatccaatagaaagcaaattgaaataaattatgaaactcaattcctaatcaactcagtattgaaagatgaaattaaaaaaaaatcaattaaaaaagaatacaaaaaaccaactcaagttaacccaagttgatcTACTAAACTTGTGATTCGAATCATGATATGataataatctcatagaaaacaaactgaaacaaattatgaagtctaattctcaatcaattcaatgttgaagaatgaaattaaaaaaaaaataatcaattaggAAAATAGAGGGGAACTCGAGTCAATCGAGTTAACTCGTCAAGCTCATTGTTCGggttatgagatcaagataacctcattaaaagtaaattaagaaaaataataaagtccAATTGTCAATAAaactaatgttgaaagatgaaattaaaattaaaaaaattatagattataAAACACTATTATAGTGAATAATAGTATTTTGGAATGAGAGATaaagttttcttttagttttttttaattgtcaatGTTAACTAtattttaccttcttttttttcctacatCACAAGGACACTAAAAACTCTAGTCTTTGGCGTTTGCAATATTCTCGAGATTTTGACAAGTTTGTCTATATAACCAAAGAAAATTATGCCAAATCACAAGTTCACAGTTGAAAATAGCGTATGAGAAAATCAATCAATGAAAGAAATGTATGCAATGAGTAGTAGACATGATTCTCCATCTTACCAACCGAGCGCAGTTGCCCATCTCCAGAAACTTCTGCCTGGAAAGTCTCCTCTGTTTATCACCTGAGGCGACTGTCAATAGTGTTGCTGACTTAGTTGTCACTCACTCCTGTGTGCTGATCAGCTATCTAATCAAGAACTCGAAGAATCGACAGTGCCTTAATCTCATGCTTCTGACATGACATTTCAACCtccctccctcttttttttttttttacctttttctcGTAACCCAGATCTACTTACAAAGGTAATAACTCCAATTATGCACTTTTCACACGTTCAGCCACATTTTGTCGATCTAAATTGATCTTGCACCTTTAAATCTGTGCCATTTCTGTTCATCCTTTCCCGTGCCTcgtgtattttaattttaccagcCATTTCTGTTCATCAAACGTCCAGATCTATTTCCATGCACATTTTAGTTTTACCACAATTTAAGCaagatatatgttttgatttttgaatagTTGCAGCCATGGCATGGAGAGCATGCGGCTCAATGCATGTCTATCCATGATCTTTTATTAGGATAAAGATTGAGACTTCAGTAGCATcttttctacttcttctttttatacaCGTCTGTGATACTGACTTTAATATTAGCTGTAATGATTGACGGCTCAATAATTTGATTAGTACCTTTCATCAAAGCTAACCGAAATTATTTGATCCActctcatttctttctttatacaCCTTCCTATTCTTGAGAATaatgttgttgtttatttttatctttaagaaatagcttcttctttttctatgttCTATTTTCCAGTAATtaaaaacctatatatatatatatatacacatagacacacacacacaccttcgCTAGTCATTGCTATAATTCCAGCCAAGTTCTGGTTCCTGTCAAGATCTTCATCCTTCGGTACCCAGAACGCTAAACTCAGCCCAGATTTAAAGTAGGATTATAACCGTACTTGTGTGGAGTTCTTGGAATGAAATCCTCTTGATATCTATGAATTTGATGGAAGTGCGAGAATCTTACAagatttttaatctttatgttTTTGGGACAGGAATAGAACATTCTGAGTCACAGATTCCTTGATGATAGAAAGGAAGTTACatgattaaataataaaaagcactAGAGCATATTATCAATCTTCATTGTACTTCAAAACAGTGCTGTAAttcaatatcataaaaaaaaggttgcatCTTGGTCTCAACCTTACTAGCTGTTTCACTGTCAAAAGATGAGAGGTACTTCAAGTTGGGAAGATATGAATGACAAAATGGGCAATTAGCATATAACATGAAAAGAGATAgtgaattaatatattaataaaaagttttGTTAAAATAGTATACTTTTAAAAGTAGTTGTTCTAAATGGCaacatcaattaattaaaattttattgttatttacaaccgttataaaattttaagaaggATGAACCGGTCGACCGGTTCATAATGGTCGTCAGTTAAATCAACCGAACGGTTAACACTGAAAAActttttgaagttttaattggagtttgttttttagtctacaagttagataaaaatatatattttgattcatagaatatatttcaaagaaaaggtttgtaaaattaagatttttatgtgATTCTGTTAATCGGCTTATACAATAGGATCAATTAGTCGACCTTGATCATGACACTTAAATATctccatagaaagcaaatcaaaatagattatgaagctcaattctcaatcgacttagtgttgaatgatgaaattaaaaaaaaatcaattaaaaaaggatatgAAAACAACCTggatcaactcgggttaactcgttaaacacTATTCTCGGGTCATAAGGcagaaataatataataaaaagtaaacaaaataaatcatgaaatctaattcccaatcaatttaatattaaaagatgaaattgagaaaattttaattaaaaaaataaaaaaacctgagtcaatcgggttaactcgtcaaatttgCGATCCATGTCATGAGAATGTGATAagtcaataaaaaatctaatattaaataataaaataaaaatatttattaaaaaatcattatttaaatgaataatACTTTATGAGCAGAGgtatagaaaaattataatcaatctaatatCTGAGTCAAtcgagttaacttgttaaattcataatttgtgttataaaaatgtggtaactcaataaaaaaaatttaatattaaaaaataaaattataaaaaaaaaattaattaaaaaaagagagatgaaaTCACAGGcctcttttagtttataggTAATTAATAGAACAAGAATAGTTCACCCACAACGTCAACTTCCTTTCTTTCGGAAGAATCAAATAAAGGAAAGCCATTAGCGGAACCTGGAGCGCCGCGAGAGCCCCAAAAAGTAGGTCTCCCACCATTAGAAGAATCCATGCTAACCAAAGCCTTCTCTGGATCTATtcacaaactcaattttctttcaatctttAATAATATCTCACCAACTCCAAACCAAATGATGAATTATGACAAGTATCATCCGGGGaccaaattatatattatgtttcgATAATGTCCAGACATCAACACTAAATGGTCATCAAGCATTTGTAACCATGGAAAGAAATAACGCACCAGCAATTCATTCCAAAGACACCAGTCGTATCGAAATTGAGAAATATAATTTGGTAAAAAGAGGAAGGAAGCCATGGTTTAAAAAAGACAGATTACACAAGTACGTACAGCTGAAATATAAAGCTTCAGGAAAAAAGGGAGTTCCGTGATTTTTCTTGTGACAGGAAGTTCTGTATTTAACAACTATATAAGTAGCTAGATTAGGCACCTAACTTCAATCCTTTGATCTTTCTTATTTGCATGAAAAtggaatatgtttttttctctcttttttgtttccaaTAGCTTCATCACCATTTTATGAATCACCCCGTCTTCCACGATGCTCAGTTTTATATATCAACCAGACAGAGCAGGGAAGCAACTTTCGGACCTAGCAAGTGCAGCGGCACGAATTGCTCCGTTCGTTTTGTTAGGACTACTTGGGGTTGACCTTAAACCTCTCGGAGAATCCAAGCTTCTTCTCAGGATTTGTCTCATGGCGGCTATCAAATGAGTTGTTGGATCAGGAGGTGGCCCTGAGGAAACAAACTTCTTGCAGAAGTTCATGTGCTTTGTCATTGCTTCTTCAGTGCTAATAAGCCTCTCAGTCCTtacaatttcatattttatagcCTCCGCACATAACCCACAAATCCATTTTCCATGATATCTTTCGCGTACTCTTTCAATGTATGCTGGTGTGCACTCTTCGATTAGGCCACAGCAATCACATTTGACTGACTCAACCTCTATCTGTGCAATGAGTTGTGTTGCTGTCGTTGCTGCAGCTGCAGCTGCAGCTGCTGCTTGTGTCTCTGGTGCTGAGACCACCACAGGGTCACTGATTATAGTAGTAGACATTGCCAATTACCCTATAAATCAACCAAAACAACATTAAACCATTAACAAAGGAGTAcatgatttcatttcaattcgGTTGCCAGCTACTTATTACATGATTGAGGTAATAAAATAGAGAGATGTGACCGTTCTGTTTTCAAATTATGATTTCTTAGCTTCTAAAAcatgaagaaataaaagaaataagtcATTATTATCACGCGTTCCGCGtagaaagcatataaaaaaaaaggtgttgaaAACAGTTGCACATAAAGGCAAAAAGAAAGCCTTTATGTCtggtttttctttgattctCTGTTCACGGCAAACAGAACAgcaacatattcatcatataaatgtctttgaaaactcatagcaaagaaaaaaaaaaaagacgaagaCGAAGACATTTGAAATGGTCAAGaaagataaacataaataaaaatgaaataaaacaaaataagatttttcccACTGAACAAAAACAttgaacaaaatcaaagaaggaAAACTtgctttgcataaaaaaaaaatatatatatatatatatagggaaaaaaaatgagaacaaaattctgataagaataattattaCCAGCAGAAGCAGAACAAACTAAAACCCcttgatgaaattttattttgtatgttgTTTATAGCTATCTGCCTCTCTACTTCTGCTAGCTACCTTGGCTTTGGTAAATACTATCTCTCCTTTTCCCACTCTCCTTCTTCAACCTTCACTTCTTCTTCAGCAAAGAAAACCTCACACATCAAAttcatttcaaaagaaaacttccttctttctctaaaaagaatagaaaatctTAAACTTGCATCAGTCAATCAAGAGCCCCTTTACTGTTCTTGATAACTTTCAAAGAGAGAACCGAAACCAAAtctttaaaagaacaaaaacccaAGAGATTGCTTTTTGTTTCTCCTCCACAGAAAATACAAGAAAGAGAGAACACCAAGGAGAAGGAGGAGAGGTAAGGAAAAATATATTgcgggaagaagaaaaaacaccaaTGATTGAAGCTTTAAAGAGTAACAATCCCACGTCGACAATTGATGCTGTCAGTGAATTCTGACCGTTGATTTGTTGATTGCCAGCTAAGCGTCTATCATGTTTGTGAAGAGACGACTATTCTTGGCCTATTATGTGCTGTTCATGAGGTTTTTGCCTCTTCATTCTTGCATTTCCGAGTCCAATTATTACATGCCACGTGTTATGCACAAACGTGTAAGGTACCGGTCTGCCCTGGAGATATCCTTAACACACAAGTTGCTAGCTAATCAAGTAGTTAAGTTTTGTGTCTATCCAACAATGTGGTTTCAAGTTTCAACTGAGAGCTGTTGCTGATTCATTCCATTACTAATTTTGGGTGTGAGCAACTGGTagatggatttatttattttttaaaattagcatagTTTGTTAAAAGTTTTGGGACAATAttgcatattaaaaaatattttaaaaaaatataatttaaacacaATTGTGTTTTATAATATCGTTTTTATACACAACCATTGTTTATAATAATGGTTATGTCTcgtaatatatttttctacacAATCATTATTTGAAATAGCGattgtttattaaatatttcataACATAGAACATGTTTGCATATTAATTAATCTTAACAAAAATTAACCAAGAATTTTATGAAGATTCAATggtcaagaaagaaagaagagataaGGTGACATGTtataagaaagaaatagaagaagaagaaaaaaatgaatgaatgagtCACCAAAAACATATTAGGACTCTATTTTCGACACATTTAGTACCGTTAGAAAAATCtcgacaaaataattttaactatttCTTGGAAGAACACTAAATAAGGTCGTGATTAACTCTAAATTAACCCAGAATAAAACCCTAACAAATTACAACCATGTTTGATGCTCTTTTAATGTGTGATTAAAATCATCTCGTCGAAATCTTGTTATAATCCacttttttatgtcatttgCCAAAATTCACTAGGTTCTCCGAATATATGGTAACCTTTCACGTTGAAATTTTGGTGAGTGggatcaaggttgttaaaaagttttttttttacataactgaaaaatacaaatgtaaaattgaatgaaatgtttttaacacattatatattgataattataGCCGATTAATAACTAACTGTATAATACGattcaaacaaaaatcattaacCTTATAGATACTTTAGAGGTTGAGgtattccaatttattttttcaagttattgcttttaaagaaagcaaacaattctttaaatatatatatatatatatatatatgcacactGAATTACAAGTGCATGATAATCAATTATGTGGCTTCTTGAAAGAAATTTTGAGAGCaatattctaattttaattgaaaaaataatagcgATGGCATTGCAAAAATTCtatcaaattgaaaatgtttCATCACAATGTACAAATAATGTACCAAAgcaaacaaatatttaatttcttaacaaaatcaatgaaaaaaaacaaatacaaaataactaCTCCACTGTCCACGGCATACAAAaataggaaattaaaaaaaaaattaaaagccctAAAATCAAAGgacaaaaataaactaattacaATCATGAGCAGCAGGGGCTCTTTTTTGTCATAAACCCCAGGTGTAAAAGGGTGGGCCACTGTATCATATGACACGTATGGCCATAACGCTGCCTTCCTACCCGAGATGTGCCACGCGAGCAACCACCTTTGAGGGCTCCACATATCCAACGACCGTCACCTTGTTTGCCTTTCTTTCCACATATCACATATCCAACGACTGTCACCTATAAACTCATCATCTCGggttaaaatcatgattttttattttacacaagttaattttattctattaatttttaattttataatatgaatttaCATGTTAGATgcattttgaattaaaaaattatataattttacgagagttaatttatgattttaataacaaataaaatctaattagcTAGGGCTTGCTTTTTTCAGGTCTCAAGTTAGAATTCTATTGCCAATAAAAAAACCTCTCGGAGCCACGGGCAGCAAGTTTGCAA is part of the Populus nigra chromosome 8, ddPopNigr1.1, whole genome shotgun sequence genome and harbors:
- the LOC133700366 gene encoding uncharacterized protein LOC133700366, with amino-acid sequence MSTTIISDPVVVSAPETQAAAAAAAAATTATQLIAQIEVESVKCDCCGLIEECTPAYIERVRERYHGKWICGLCAEAIKYEIVRTERLISTEEAMTKHMNFCKKFVSSGPPPDPTTHLIAAMRQILRRSLDSPRGLRSTPSSPNKTNGAIRAAALARSESCFPALSG